The following are encoded in a window of Streptomyces sp. 11x1 genomic DNA:
- a CDS encoding DeoR/GlpR family DNA-binding transcription regulator, translated as MSAEERQREIVRAARSNGAVDVAELAVTLGVAKETVRRDLRALEDHGLVRRTHGGAYPVESAGFETTLAFRATSHVPEKRRIAAAAAELLGDAETVFVDEGFTPQLIAEALPRDRPLTVVTASLATAGALAEAGNTTVLLLGGRVRPGTLATVDHWTTRMLAGFVIDLAYIGANGITREHGLTTPDPAVSEVKAQAIRASRRTVFTGVHTKFGAVSFCRFAEVSGLDAIVTSTLLPTSEAHRYSLLGPQVIRV; from the coding sequence ATGAGCGCGGAAGAAAGGCAGCGCGAGATCGTCAGGGCCGCCCGCAGCAACGGCGCGGTCGACGTCGCCGAACTCGCGGTCACACTGGGCGTCGCCAAGGAGACCGTACGGCGTGATCTGCGCGCCCTGGAGGACCACGGCCTGGTCCGACGTACGCACGGCGGCGCGTATCCCGTGGAGAGCGCCGGTTTCGAGACGACGCTCGCCTTCCGCGCCACCAGCCACGTGCCCGAGAAGCGCCGGATCGCCGCCGCGGCGGCCGAACTGCTCGGCGACGCGGAGACCGTCTTCGTCGACGAGGGCTTCACCCCGCAGCTCATCGCCGAGGCGCTACCCCGGGACCGGCCGCTGACCGTGGTCACCGCCTCGCTCGCCACGGCGGGCGCCCTCGCCGAGGCCGGCAACACCACCGTGCTGCTGCTCGGCGGCCGGGTGCGCCCCGGCACCCTCGCCACCGTCGACCACTGGACGACGAGGATGCTGGCCGGCTTCGTCATCGACCTGGCGTACATCGGCGCCAACGGCATCACCCGCGAACACGGCCTCACCACCCCCGACCCGGCCGTCAGCGAGGTCAAGGCCCAGGCGATCCGCGCCTCCCGGCGCACGGTCTTCACGGGCGTCCACACCAAGTTCGGCGCCGTCAGCTTCTGCCGGTTCGCCGAGGTCAGCGGCCTGGACGCGATCGTCACGAGCACGCTGCTGCCGACGTCCGAGGCCCACAGGTACTCGCTGCTGGGGCCCCAGGTCATCCGCGTCTGA